From one Pristis pectinata isolate sPriPec2 chromosome 12, sPriPec2.1.pri, whole genome shotgun sequence genomic stretch:
- the avpi1 gene encoding transcriptional and immune response regulator, whose translation MEPYPAPCPVCPAWFGSRWERKSRKKASANIFQDVDLGQLQALFRKSGDENAEERARIIWEREKQGEHDVTQALMELKSKKTQFFFQHNKSGAEFLGLIWLKAFNKLRIKDREWGCEFESSGVVERSQRSKMKRKRLIAKRSLRNLL comes from the exons ATGGAGCCGTACCCTGCTCCGTGCCCCGTCTGCCCGGCATGGTTTGGAAGCAGGTGGGAGCGCAAGTCCAGGAAGAAGGCATCGGCCAACATATTCCAGGACGTGGACCTGGGACAGTTGCAAGCGCTGTTCAGGAAGAGCGGCGATGAGAACGCCGAGGAGCGGGCGAGGATCATCTGGGAGCGAGAGAAGCAGGGGGAACATGACGTTACCCAGGCTCTGATGGAGCTGAAGTCGAAGAAGACTCAGTTCTTTTTCCAGCACAACAAAAGTGGCGCAGAGTTTTTGGGACTGATATGGCTCAAAGCCTTTAACAAACTGCG CATCAAGGATCGAGAGTGGGGTTGTGAGTTCGAATCCAGCGGCGTCGTGGAACGATCGCAGAGAAGCAAGATGAAGCGAAAGAGATTAATCGCAAAGAGGTCGCTCAGGAACCTGCTGTAA